From Aptenodytes patagonicus chromosome 1, bAptPat1.pri.cur, whole genome shotgun sequence, one genomic window encodes:
- the AICDA gene encoding single-stranded DNA cytosine deaminase: MESEAKSDGQGTLEAGAACTAMGSSKVQAALQQKKLNSGTEINHESSLQCKFSLVFSCSLLMKRKLFLYNFKNLRWAKGRRETYLCYVVKRRDSATSCSLDFGYLRNKMGCHVEVLFLRYISAWDLDPGRCYRITWFTSWSPCYDCARHVADFLRAYPNLTLRIFTARLYFCEDRKAEPEGLRRLHRAGAQIAIMTFKDYFYCWNTFVENREKTFKAWEGLHENSVHLSRKLRRILLPLYEVDDLRDAFKTLGL, translated from the exons ATGGAGTCAGAAGCCAAGTCAGATGGGCAGGGCACACTGGAGGCTGGAGCTGCGTGCACTGCTATGGGAAGCAGCAAGGTGCAAGCAGCTCTG CAGCAAAAGAAGCTCAACAGTGGAACAGAAATAAACCACGAGTCAAGTCTCCAG TGTAAATTCTCCCTTGtcttctcctgcagcctcctgatGAAGAGGAAACTCTTCCTTTATAACTTCAAGAACCTGCGCTGGGCCAAGGGCCGGCGTGAAACCTACCTCTGCTATGTTGTGAAGCGCCGTGACAGTGCCACATCGTGCTCCCTGGACTTTGGATACCTGCGCAATAAG ATGGGCTGTCACGTGGAGGTGCTCTTCCTGCGCTACATCTCAGCCTGGGACCTGGACCCAGGCCGCTGCTACCGTATCACCTGGTTCACCTCCTGGAGCCCCTGTTATGACTGCGCCCGACACGTGGCCGACTTCCTGCGTGCCTACCCCAACCTGACCCTCCGCATCTTCACAGCACGCCTCTACTTCTGCGAGGACCGCAAAGCAGAGCCTGAGGGGCTGAGGCGCCTGCACAGGGCAGGGGCACAGATTGCCATCATGACCTTCAAAG ATTACTTCTACTGCTGGAACACATTTGTGGAGAACAGGGAAAAGACATTCAAAGCCTGGGAAGGGCTGCATGAAAACTCTGTCCATCTGTCCAGGAAACTTCGACGGATCCTCCTG CCACTGTACGAAGTAGATGATTTACGAGATGCCTTTAAAACTCTGGGACTTTGA